The DNA segment CAATATCCTGCACGTGCTGACCCTCGACGAGCCGCATCAGGCCATTGTGATCGGTGCTCGTGGTCAGGTAGAAATCGACCCGCGCTGCGAGGCCGAGCCTGACAGCCAGTCGCCGTTGCCGTTTCTGCGCTCGACCCGGCTGACCGAGGCTGACGAAGCACTGCGCTCGTTTGCCGCCAGCCAGTGTCAGCGTGGCACTGACCGTACTGCCCTGATCGGCTTGATGCATGCCTTGAACCAGCACATGGTCTATACGCCGGGCAGTACCGAAGTCGAAACCAGTGCGGCGCAAGCCTTCGCCGGCCGCAGCGGGGTCTGTCAGGACCACACCCATGCGTTTCTGGCCTGCGCGCGCAGCCTGGGCGTGCCGGCGCGCTATGTGTCGGGTTACCTGTGCACTGCAGACAGCGACCACCTGTCCAGCCATGCCTGGGCCGAGGCCTGGATTGATGACGGCTGGTACAGTTTTGACGTGACCAATCAACTGGCCATTCCTGAGCGGCATCTGAAGGTGGCGGTTGGGCTTGATTACCTGGATGCGTGCCCGGTGCGCGGTATGCGCCGTGGCGGCGGCTTCGAGCAGATGCATGCCCGAGTGCTGGTGTCGCCTGCAGCACCGATTGCCGCTGCGCAGACGCAAGTGCAGCACCAGTGAGGGCCGGGCGGGCTGTCTGAGCGCCCGCCATTTCACCATATGCGCGAGAAGCCTCGGGGTTTAGCCCGAGGTCGAGAGCGCGGACGCCGCAGGCGTCCTGGTTGGGAGTCTGCTGTTCTTCGATGTATTGGCGCAGGATTTCAATCGGCGCACCGCCGCAGCTAGAGGCGAAGCAGGATGGCGACCAGAGGACACCCCTTCGCTTGAGCCAAGGGTGGAAATCCCCGAACTGCTTACGCAGCAGTCTGGATGATACCCTCTTGAGTGAAGCCACCCGATTCGACAACGCCACCCATGGCTTGAAAGACCAAACCATAATTCATGCCATGAACCACACCAGGACCCTCAAGCTCCGAATCAAAGACAAGCACGCGAAAACGCTGCTTGCGATGGCGCGCGAGGTCAATCTGGTGTGGAACTACTGCAATGAAACGAGTCATCGCGCCATCCGGGAACGCCACCAGTGGCTCTCCGGTTTTGACCTGCAAAAGCTGACCAATGGATTAAGCAAATGCGACGGCGTGCAGATCGGCTCGCCAACCGTGCAGCAGGTTTGCGAGGACTACGCCAAGGTCCGTAAGCAGTTCAAGCGTTCCAGGCTCAATTGGCGGGTG comes from the Pseudomonas sp. StFLB209 genome and includes:
- a CDS encoding transglutaminase family protein is translated as MRLSISHETSYHYEAQVRASIQYLRLTPHDSERQKILSWQLNLPRPVRPQVDPYGNILHVLTLDEPHQAIVIGARGQVEIDPRCEAEPDSQSPLPFLRSTRLTEADEALRSFAASQCQRGTDRTALIGLMHALNQHMVYTPGSTEVETSAAQAFAGRSGVCQDHTHAFLACARSLGVPARYVSGYLCTADSDHLSSHAWAEAWIDDGWYSFDVTNQLAIPERHLKVAVGLDYLDACPVRGMRRGGGFEQMHARVLVSPAAPIAAAQTQVQHQ